GAAATGTCCAAACtcttattaataaatacataataaacgctatgtaaatgtaattatgttttaAGGATATTAGCCCTCATTTTGAGCTGATATACAGTAACTTTAACTTTGTTGGGTTTTTAAAGAATAGTAAGACCATTTAATTGCATGCATTTGTTGTATTTACCTCAGGAATTTCCAGCTCCCCAAAGTCCACAGATTTCCTCACTCTTGTTTACTGGCACTGGCCTTGCAGAATCTgttgcatcacttcagaaaaaccaaacatgcacatacagtatataaggtACTTGTGCTGCAAAAATAGTGCAGCATTATCAAAAATCTTTCTTAGGTTCTACAATGTtcaatttggtgctcttgactgCAGTTCTCTGCCTGTTTAGTTTGAGTCAGGCCACTCTGCCGGACTGCATGGGGATCACAACACCACTAATGCTGGAAGAGAACAACAAAAGTGTAAGTGTGGATTTGCAGCAAATGCTGTACTCCTTTGTGGTAAAAGAAGATCTGGCAAGTTAAGGAGAATACTCCAAGTTTAGTCTATTTCTCCTTTTATATCTGAATAATTGTCAAAGAGTTTTATTGCATTGACGTATTTTGTTAAAAACAGATCATGGGTAAATGGATCTTCCTTGAAGGCATAGCAGATCACCACTTGTTCACATATATCTTGAAGACGTTGAACAGCTCGTGGATAACGTTTGGCCCCAGATCTCTTGCCAACTCTGTTACCCTCAGTCAAGGAAACATGCTGTAAGATTCTTGAACATTATGATTgatattttttgcatgttttgctcAATTTAATCAGCTTCCTCTTTATGACCAGCATTgcaaatcatatttttaatatccgATCTCCCATCCTCAGAGAAAAAGGTTATTGCTCAGACTTAAtagagttctcagttttgtttttatattaataaagttGTAATGTATAGTAAAGCACAGataagatattaaagagatctcatttgtgatttttcatgCCTATGAACCTCCTCAGACGTGGAAAGTGTGAGTTCAGAGCTACAGAGGTAACTGTACAAGATAGCACTATTCATATCAGTGGTAAGTTAACAAAAAgctcatttatttaaacaaagacTCATGAGTTCTAATCACTAATTCATGCCATTTTATTATTTGGACTATAGAAAATGACACAATTACAGAGGGCAAGTTCCTGCCATCCTGTTTGGACTGTCTCACCATgagcttcatcagccaaatacAAAATGTCACCATAAAATCACTCTACTTCTTCAGTAAGTTACACAGCCCAAAGACACACACATTGACAGTATTCTCATCGATGAAGTTTTCCAAAATGCTAAAATAAAGAGATGTTTGGGTGTGATGTTAAACTATATTTCTCCCTTGATCCTACAGAGCGGGAAAGCAACAGAACTGAGTCTAATATGGACATGTACTGGAAGCAAGCTGAGTGTCTTGGATTTAAAAGAGATGCCCAGTACTCCTATGATGGTGTAACAGGTTAGTGTGCATGGGTTTCTGTGTAAGACTTTCCAGCACCTGCTGTTTTATCATACTGCTCAGTTTTTAAGAAGAGTAAAGATCCCTAGGCCAAATCATTACATAAGGATGTGTCTGTAAGTTAAATACAAGCCAATAAAATTGTTTAACTCCACTTGGTTGCTCAAGTCAGCCTGGAAGACTAAGTGGACAAATGGGTAATACTGTAAAAGAGTCATGGGAAATATTCACCCAAATTGGATCAGATCACTACTGTGCCAATGATTTACTACTGACCTTGCTATAAAGATCAATTTGTCAAGATAATCAATTTTATTGTACAGTTGTTGTGCTAACCCACTGGCAATCATTTTGCAGATAGCTGGCACACCTATTcagtaaaacacatttttcacattCTCATTGCAGAACTCTGTCATGAGGCCAAGGACAACTCATCTAACCAGAGGTCCAATTTGGACAAGTCCGATCAATAAATAATGAacatataataatttgtattaatggAATAAGACAAACACTGTGCAAGCATTAAAGTATATACATTCACAGATGTTAATTCTAAGAGACTCTaacaaaacatactgtatgtttatttgaTATATGTATGTCATAATGGCCATTAAAGTATACATAATGACGTAAGTATACattgtggtttatttattttcaaacaccTTTGACCTCCAAATGGTTATGTTTATTTCTATATGAGCACTGCTCTTTCATCAACCccttagttttttaaataaaatcaataaatcgctaaaaataaatcacataaaaaaaatctaaatcaacaaaaccagaAAATACCTGATTGCACCAATGACCAATTATTATGGCCTCATTATGCACACTGTAATCACTCAAATAAAGTTgtccaaaataaatatttcttgaaATGTCAAATTTTGGGCTCATAACTTGCATATTTAAGTTAAGTTCATTGGaattatttatcttaaaaatctaGAGCCATAAGATTTTTTGTGTTAATAACTCAGAAGTCTGAGTGCAAAACTGAGGCTATGGGAATACTTATAATCccttgcactttaattatttaattatgtttctaaAGGGAACTTATGGGGGCTaaaattcatagaggttttatctcttttgttgtatttatgttgttttgttgcaaatagttgtttcgtgtgatgtcaccattagggtgatctgtccCTTTTGTTCAAGTTAGTTCACATTGTGCATGTGCAGCTAGAGTACAGGTAGTATATGTATTTCAGTggagaattaagtttatttagtGATTGATGTAGAATTGGTTATAATCTTCATTATTCAAGCTGTGTTATTGTATGATCTAAATTTGAGTCCATTAAACTAAAATGATTAAGTAGAAAACAATATTCATccagcaaatctgagttaagtatACTTACATCTAGTTACCTGAACTTATAGTTAAGTTCATTCtgtatgaacaccaagttaagcAAACTTAATTATAGAAGTTACAGGGACACCAGTACTCAGTTAAATTGAGTTAACCAGTTTACTTGATCAATTGAGTACAGTCAACTTATTAAGGTTTTTAATGCATGCAATAATTAGCTCCATCTGTATCTCAGCACATAAGCATTAGAAGTGGAGGAAGACGAGGACGTCGATGAGaaacaggtatatatatataaatgcaaaacATGTCCAAAATCACAAAGCCAAGGGGAAGAATTTTGCATGTTTCACATGTGTTTGGTCTGTTACTCAATGTCATTAAATAGTCTGTTCAACTCCAATCACATAAACGCAAGTGAATCAAAGAAACCAGAACTACAGTAAAGATATGAAGAAGttttacagtacatgtaaatGTTAATGAATGCACCACAAGGAGTCACTCTTTCCACACATAATCATTGATTTAGTTTACAGGGAATATCTAAATAACCTGACACAATAGTCATAatggaaattaatagtaattaattATTACAGTACACTAcgatagatggatggaaggatggatggatggatctactCTTCTTGTGCAAGGTATAATATAGCCTACACTGTAGTAATAAAGGCAATATGTTGTCTATTCTCGCGGATTTTACTGACAGGTGATGGACAGTAGGACCTCATGAATATGCATTAGCTGAACAGGTGAAGGGTGGAGCTGTGTAAGTTCCTCATGTTGTCTGAAAGCATCAACTGACTACCTGTTTCGATACGTAAATGAGAGTGAATGCTGCCGGCCTTTTTTGGAGAAATGAGTTGGACGactttttaaaattaatcttGTCAAAAGTCTTTGATTGCGAGCAGACGTCACGGAAAAGTAACAGCCACCCTCTTTCTACTATTTTGAGGAGTTTAGCCTCCCCAGGGGAATACGTGTTCTTGTATTCCAGTGGAACGAGATGAGATGAGGGTCTGGCATGGCAAACTTGTACTCGTCTTGGGGTTTTTTGGTTGCACGTTGATGTTAACATCGTGGCGCGTGCCACCACCAGGTGAGTTAGAGGTCAGTATATCATGTGTGGTAGAGTGTAAATGTTGTAAGATGTTTTTGCCAATCTGTCATGTTTTATCTTGAAGAAGCTGTAAATCAGTGACTGGGTTCTCTGAGAAATATAAAATAGTCTCGGTTTCACGTCATGAGGCTGTAAGCTTATAGTAAGAACTGTCACGAGCACTAATTCATCACTCTCTGTTAAACACCAGTGGTAGAACTTGACAGTTCTCTATTGCCAGTCTCTAGTTTAGACAGATAGCTTAAAGCCCCTTTAGTAGAATTGTATGTTTCCTAAACACCAGGAAATTGTCGGAATTTTTGCCTCGTGTCTGAGTTGTGCGCAGTTCATGATTTAATTAAAAGAGTTCCTTGTAGATTCCATTTCAGTTCCTGAATTCGAATGTATTAAAGCGGAATTAAAATGGAATGGAATTCTAATAACTGCGAGTGTGGCCCATTCAATTTAAATTCCATTTGAAAGGGAGTCAGAATTTACCTTAACCATTCACTTTAGACTCACCTTACAAAGTCAGTAGATCGGCCCttataaataaattaagtaaattgtCGATGTTAAACATCTCTATGTGCCGGATACCCATACAGAAAcgtgatacatttttaaacacatttgtaATATGTGTTTTTGTATGGTTTTCACTTATATAAAAAGTGTCACATAGGCTACTTGTACatatatgaaagatacatttcaaaataccGATATGGTCAATTTGATATATGTATGAACATGTAACATTTCCCTAAATAATAGTGGAATTTGAATATGTACATTGTAAATATATTGATGAACTATAATTTACAGTAGGCTTATGTCTTATTATGGCCATATACAGTATTTCTGTATGGGTACACAATgagtttttgtatgtattttttattattatttacttaaaatgttttcTGGGAACAAAACTACACTTATATGCATAGGATTattgtacaatataatataatgccACATGAAACACAATTTTGAAGTTTAGGCAGTTAAAAAATACAACCACTGCCACACACGTGGTTGAAATCATTTTTAAGACTAAAAGTGCTAACCTTTTTATTGTGGGTAGGAGATCACTGTGGAGAATTATGGCAATATGCCAAACAACATCAAAGTACAACAAACCAAAGAGGAACGTTTGCTGCTCATTAACAGATACAGATGAAATTTATGAAAGTAGCTTACCTAATAAATATCCaaccttaaaaaatattaatgaaaactacagtaatatggctgtcacgattccccgttgtctgctcagtgtttcacttgtcaactgtcttaaaactacaattcccatgattcccagccctcatcactctgtcattgttctcacctgattgttgttttgttatcatcatgtctgtgtatttaaaccctgtttgttccccagtcattgtcgatcgttgaatgttatgGTGTATTTGACTGTGTTCCTGCTGTGCCCGTTTCTAGTGTTTAAATTTTTGTTATCcccttgtggatgttttgtttgctcATGTTGAGAAGTAGATGTCgtgcctgtcttgccgtgttcATCCTGTTCGTGTACCcctgatgttttgatttcagttttcccatcgtggttgtttcctttgttcctgtttgtcttgttttcacttttgATTAATAAACCGGCATGTAGATcttcactcctcgtctgcctcctcctgccaaACGTTACAACGGCACAAAAACATTATAAAGCTCAAAGCTATTCCATCAAACTTTCCCTATCGTTATGTCTTGTGGTTGTCCTTTagggttaaaaaatatatattttttgttgctctatttacttccattctaagtgtcttactgtaaccatGATTGTTGCTTTTTGGGGGGGGTCCTATGTTCCAGATAACTCGCCGTTGCAGCTCAATTTAGTCTATAGCAGGTTAATGCAAGCAGAGCAACGAGGGGAGGCCTTATCACACGAACTACTTAAAGTGCTAAATCAACTTCAAAACCGCAACAAAGCTTTATTTAATCTCACATCCAGCAACTCCTCAGGTGAGTCCACACACGTATGAAACACATCCTGTAATAGTGCGCAATTAGTGCCCGCCTACTTATTCAGCCGTCTAGGTTCCCAAgtgttttccccattcatttccttCATATACTTTATTTTAAATCCTTCTTAAAAGAAATGTATGCCATGAAGCCAGCTCCGAAAACAAACTTTGTTGACCATTGTTGGCTGAAATAAcaactaaaaataattaattatatcagTGTAACTAGCCTCTGACCATCACTTCATGACATCTACACACTCAGCTGAGGCACTGTCGGTAAAAAAGCTGTCATCTCGACTCTGTGAAGTATCTGCATGTTTTTTGACAATATTTACTAATGTAATTCCTTAAACATGACATTACCCGCTAAATGAACTGCACATATTAGCGCCttattaaccttagcggtattcaaagcgctttacgctgcgtctcattcacccattcacacacacacacacacacacacacacacacacacacacacacacacacacacacacacacacacacacacacacacaccaatgacgacagagctgccatgctatGTTAGCGCCATTGCTCCCAAtggcgctaacctgccattgggagcaacttggggttcagtgatgTGGAGTCATGTGAGTTAGGAATCGAACCACCGaccttgcgattagtggccaaccactaccacctgagccacagccgcctgcTAAGAATATACGCTGATGCGAGTGAAAACAATTGTGACCGGAAACTGAAAGCAGGAACACTTCGACGTGGATACCATGGTCTGTtctaatacttgattctgattggctggaatcaTGCAGTTCAAACCGTTGAAGGCACAGGTAGTTCCGGTCAGTTTCAATCACCGTTCGAtagtaatgtgctgtttgtaaccatagcaacataacattacagagtactataatggaattcagcttgttttgcacGGAAAGTGAGAGATTGAAATCAGGACCTAATAAATGCTCTTTTGCTCTCCAGCAAGGCGATTTAACTGTAATGTGTTGTTTAATGTTATGTTGCTGCACTGAAGTGCGCCTATAGCCACTAACGGCCCCACTCATGCTCACACATCTCTGACACAAACGCTGAAGGAGAAGCGCTGTTTGTTTGTAGCTACCATGCAGGTACAAATTGTGATGTAATTAATTCAGTCAATAATGCTGCCTTGATTGATAGTATAGGCCTACCAATGTCTCAGATGTCTAAATCTACAGG
This region of Xyrauchen texanus isolate HMW12.3.18 chromosome 23, RBS_HiC_50CHRs, whole genome shotgun sequence genomic DNA includes:
- the LOC127617315 gene encoding saxitoxin and tetrodotoxin-binding protein 2; the protein is MFNLVLLTAVLCLFSLSQATLPDCMGITTPLMLEENNKSIMGKWIFLEGIADHHLFTYILKTLNSSWITFGPRSLANSVTLSQGNMLRGKCEFRATEVTVQDSTIHISENDTITEGKFLPSCLDCLTMSFISQIQNVTIKSLYFFKRESNRTESNMDMYWKQAECLGFKRDAQYSYDGVTELCHEAKDNSSNQRSNLDKSDQ